The following proteins are encoded in a genomic region of Desulfosoma sp.:
- a CDS encoding 4Fe-4S dicluster domain-containing protein translates to MTMKSASFLSHGDLKDFLMRLAREVQIWVPTLDVSFPHVVTFKPFQEGMEPDFQRLPVKSAKNVLFPQVEELLRFRLDKESCEFSPQTTFVEDTKEIQPTVLFGCRPCDARGFLVFDRSFLQGPFVDPVYKARREKNIVVSMVCSGPDSACFCGGVGSHPADTEGSDVQMIPINEGYVLHALTDKGQAFLEGIGNTATASQTQEAHHVREKARRSTEHVNSLTERAESFSKRFSDMAFWRFQTHRCLSCGVCTFVCPTCYCFTITDETHGFQGERLRSWDSCMFFHFTLEASGHNPRPFKAERFRNRIGHKFSYFPEKYGRFACCGCGRCLRHCPVAMDIRAIVWAMGETEEAHD, encoded by the coding sequence ATGACTATGAAAAGCGCATCCTTTCTCTCCCATGGGGATCTTAAAGACTTCCTCATGCGGTTGGCCCGTGAGGTGCAAATCTGGGTGCCCACGTTGGACGTTTCGTTTCCCCATGTGGTGACTTTCAAACCATTTCAGGAAGGCATGGAACCGGATTTTCAGCGTCTTCCGGTCAAGTCCGCCAAAAACGTCCTTTTCCCACAGGTGGAAGAGCTTTTGCGATTTCGCCTGGACAAGGAATCCTGCGAATTTTCGCCTCAAACCACATTTGTCGAGGACACAAAGGAGATCCAACCCACTGTCCTCTTTGGATGCCGTCCCTGTGACGCCCGTGGATTTCTTGTTTTTGACCGTTCCTTTCTTCAGGGTCCTTTTGTGGATCCTGTTTATAAGGCACGGCGTGAGAAAAATATCGTGGTCTCCATGGTCTGTTCCGGTCCCGACTCGGCATGCTTTTGTGGCGGCGTAGGCAGTCATCCGGCGGATACCGAGGGAAGCGATGTCCAGATGATTCCCATAAACGAAGGCTATGTGCTTCACGCTCTTACCGACAAGGGACAAGCCTTTTTGGAAGGCATCGGAAATACCGCGACGGCTTCCCAAACCCAAGAAGCGCACCATGTGCGGGAAAAGGCACGGCGCAGCACCGAGCATGTGAATTCCTTGACCGAAAGGGCCGAATCTTTTTCAAAACGTTTTTCCGACATGGCTTTCTGGCGTTTTCAGACGCACCGATGCCTCAGTTGTGGTGTGTGTACGTTTGTCTGTCCCACCTGCTACTGTTTCACCATCACCGACGAGACTCATGGCTTTCAAGGGGAACGACTGCGTTCCTGGGACTCCTGCATGTTCTTTCATTTCACCTTGGAAGCCAGCGGGCATAATCCACGTCCCTTCAAGGCCGAACGGTTTCGAAACCGAATCGGCCATAAGTTCAGTTATTTTCCCGAAAAATACGGCCGCTTCGCCTGCTGCGGCTGTGGCCGTTGCCTGCGGCACTGTCCCGTGGCCATGGATATTCGTGCCATTGTGTGGGCCATGGGTGAGACGGAGGAGGCTCATGACTAG
- a CDS encoding 4Fe-4S dicluster domain-containing protein, with product MNSLRTLVESFWDQTDLVLGWQKGYDPLHAVPAFLHTRNDLDSLIWNPLCAPNLSVYLAKSLKAPSHGEKKIGILVKGCDSRSVTALIQEGFVDRNRLVIFGLPCSGTVDVDAVLSAKTRSGPILDVSFGDGMVVLTCTDGVDPIPLDRVLARRCQRCRYPNPVIYDVLAEPPITRPAPKDPFAHVHALESQPLEARKTFWLRELERCLRCYACRNACPLCVCQDQCLAESRTPKWVTQKDSVRDKFLFHMIHTLHLAGRCTECGECERVCPMKIPIGLLKEKTAEIAQELWNYESGTDIMAQPPLLSYDASVKGI from the coding sequence ATGAACTCGCTCAGAACCCTTGTGGAATCTTTCTGGGATCAAACGGATTTGGTCCTGGGCTGGCAAAAAGGTTACGACCCGCTCCATGCGGTCCCGGCTTTCCTTCATACCCGCAACGACCTGGATTCCCTGATCTGGAATCCTCTGTGCGCCCCCAATCTTTCCGTTTATCTGGCAAAGTCTTTGAAAGCCCCAAGCCATGGGGAAAAGAAAATCGGTATTCTGGTCAAGGGCTGCGACAGCCGATCCGTGACGGCGCTCATACAGGAAGGCTTTGTGGACCGAAACCGGCTGGTCATTTTTGGATTGCCGTGCTCCGGCACAGTGGATGTAGACGCTGTGCTTTCGGCCAAAACCCGATCCGGTCCCATTCTCGACGTGTCCTTTGGCGACGGGATGGTCGTGCTGACCTGCACCGATGGAGTGGATCCCATTCCTCTGGACAGGGTTTTGGCACGACGCTGCCAAAGATGCCGATATCCAAATCCCGTTATCTATGACGTTCTTGCCGAACCCCCCATAACCAGGCCGGCGCCGAAAGATCCCTTCGCCCATGTGCATGCGCTGGAAAGTCAACCCCTGGAAGCCCGTAAAACCTTTTGGCTTCGAGAACTTGAACGATGCTTGCGTTGCTACGCCTGCCGTAATGCTTGTCCTTTATGTGTTTGTCAGGATCAATGCCTGGCCGAATCACGCACCCCAAAGTGGGTCACTCAAAAAGATTCTGTCCGTGACAAATTCTTGTTCCACATGATCCACACCTTGCATCTGGCGGGCCGATGCACTGAATGCGGCGAATGCGAACGGGTCTGTCCCATGAAAATCCCCATTGGATTGTTGAAAGAAAAAACAGCCGAAATCGCCCAGGAACTCTGGAACTACGAATCGGGCACGGACATAATGGCTCAGCCGCCTTTGCTGAGCTACGACGCATCGGTCAAAGGAATCTAA
- a CDS encoding CoB--CoM heterodisulfide reductase iron-sulfur subunit A family protein translates to MRIGVFVCRCGTNIAGTVDTQAVAAQASLWPDVAYATELLYTCSEPGQQEIQNAIQDHGLQGVVVAACSPRMHELTFRRAVEKAGLNRYMLEMANIREHVSWIGLDKTVNTRKAIDLVRMAVAKVRLNEPLFGSQVPITKRVMVIGGGVAGIQAALDCADAGLEVVLVEREASIGGKMAKLDKTFPTIDCSSCILGPKMVDVAQKENLTLHTYTEVESLSGTIGNFTITLRQKATYVDWNACTGCGLCMEKCPAKKSPDSFNEGLGTLSAIRIPFPQAIPKKAHILKDACRYFKTGKCRVCQKICPVGAVRFEMEDRFITEHVGAVIVATGYDLFNSAAYGEYGAGRYADVISTMQFERILSASGPFGGHIRRPSDGREPRDIVFIACVGSRDKSVDRPYCSGVCCMVMAKQAILARDHLPDVRCYVFYMDIRAPGKNYDEFVRRAVEDYGVQYIRGRVGKIYPLGDRLVVQGADTLLGAQVEVQADLVVLATGMEPSHGAKELAEKLRISYDPYGFFMEGHPKLKPVETNTAGIYLAGACQGPKDIPASVAQGSAAAAKVLALFARDSITTDPQTARVLEKACIGCGKCLSVCPFGAIEWKTLRDGSRKAHVLDTVCQGCGLCNATCPPKAAQLKHFTDDQILAELEALCA, encoded by the coding sequence ATGCGCATTGGTGTTTTTGTTTGCCGCTGCGGCACCAACATCGCCGGCACCGTGGACACTCAGGCCGTAGCAGCTCAGGCCTCGTTATGGCCCGATGTGGCCTACGCCACAGAACTGCTCTACACCTGTTCCGAACCCGGGCAGCAGGAAATCCAAAATGCAATCCAGGACCATGGACTCCAAGGCGTCGTGGTCGCCGCCTGTTCCCCTCGTATGCATGAACTGACTTTTCGACGGGCCGTCGAGAAAGCGGGCCTTAACCGCTACATGCTGGAAATGGCCAACATTCGGGAACATGTTTCCTGGATCGGGTTGGACAAGACGGTCAACACGCGAAAAGCGATCGATCTCGTGCGAATGGCCGTGGCCAAAGTCAGGCTCAATGAACCCCTTTTTGGTTCTCAGGTTCCCATCACCAAAAGAGTCATGGTTATCGGTGGGGGCGTGGCGGGTATTCAAGCGGCTCTGGATTGCGCCGACGCGGGCCTGGAGGTGGTTTTGGTGGAACGGGAAGCCTCCATCGGCGGCAAAATGGCCAAGCTGGACAAGACCTTTCCTACCATTGACTGCTCGTCATGCATTCTCGGCCCCAAAATGGTGGATGTGGCTCAAAAGGAAAACCTCACACTGCACACCTACACGGAAGTGGAATCCCTAAGCGGCACCATCGGCAATTTTACGATCACCTTACGTCAAAAAGCGACCTACGTGGATTGGAACGCCTGCACAGGATGCGGGCTTTGCATGGAAAAGTGCCCGGCCAAGAAGTCCCCCGATTCTTTTAACGAGGGATTGGGAACCCTTTCGGCCATTCGCATTCCCTTTCCTCAAGCCATCCCCAAAAAGGCGCATATCCTTAAGGACGCATGCCGGTATTTCAAGACGGGCAAATGTCGAGTGTGCCAAAAAATCTGCCCAGTCGGTGCTGTGCGCTTTGAAATGGAGGATCGTTTCATCACGGAACATGTGGGCGCCGTCATTGTAGCAACCGGCTACGATCTTTTTAACTCTGCAGCCTATGGAGAGTACGGCGCCGGACGTTATGCGGACGTGATCAGCACCATGCAGTTCGAACGCATTCTTAGCGCCTCGGGGCCCTTTGGAGGTCATATTCGGCGCCCTTCGGACGGACGAGAACCTCGGGACATTGTTTTCATCGCCTGTGTGGGATCCCGGGACAAATCGGTAGACAGGCCGTACTGTTCCGGAGTGTGCTGCATGGTCATGGCCAAACAAGCCATCTTGGCTCGAGATCACCTTCCTGACGTCCGCTGCTACGTGTTTTACATGGACATTCGAGCTCCCGGTAAAAACTACGACGAGTTCGTCCGTCGAGCCGTGGAAGACTACGGAGTTCAATACATTCGAGGTCGCGTGGGTAAGATATATCCCTTAGGGGATCGTTTGGTGGTGCAAGGCGCCGACACGCTTCTCGGAGCTCAAGTGGAGGTGCAAGCCGACCTGGTCGTTTTGGCAACAGGCATGGAACCATCTCACGGGGCTAAAGAACTGGCCGAAAAACTGCGTATTTCTTACGACCCCTACGGCTTTTTCATGGAAGGTCATCCCAAGCTCAAGCCTGTGGAAACCAACACAGCCGGCATCTACCTCGCCGGAGCTTGCCAAGGCCCCAAAGACATTCCAGCCTCGGTGGCTCAGGGAAGCGCCGCCGCCGCCAAAGTTTTGGCCCTTTTCGCACGCGACAGCATCACCACCGACCCGCAAACCGCCCGTGTGCTGGAAAAGGCGTGCATCGGATGCGGGAAATGCCTTTCCGTGTGCCCCTTTGGCGCCATCGAATGGAAAACGCTTCGGGATGGTTCTCGAAAAGCTCATGTTTTGGATACGGTCTGCCAAGGCTGCGGCCTTTGCAACGCCACGTGCCCTCCCAAAGCCGCGCAACTGAAGCATTTTACGGACGACCAAATCCTGGCCGAACTGGAGGCTTTGTGTGCTTGA
- a CDS encoding CoB--CoM heterodisulfide reductase iron-sulfur subunit B family protein — protein sequence MSKPVAYYPGCSLEGLAAEYDLSTRTVCNALGLQLAELEDWNCCGSTPASLYDPMLSATLAGRNLVLAQKAGLETIMTPCPGCLKALKGAIKVHAFGPEAFQKALGLPYAGRVRAISVLQLLYETVGPELLAQAVQRPLDGVSVVPYYGCLLTRPQDSAQFDDPENPVSMDLLLKALGCSVPDFPFKTECCGATSGMTRSDVVARLSGRLLDMAQSMGAEAIVVACPLCQQNLDLRQAQAEKALGRRFNLPVLYLTQVIGWALGLAEEDLGLDKLAVSPYKVLAARLKEQTSPSQDTFVA from the coding sequence ATGAGCAAGCCCGTTGCTTACTATCCCGGATGCTCTCTGGAAGGCTTGGCTGCAGAGTACGATCTGTCCACACGAACCGTTTGCAATGCGCTCGGCCTTCAACTAGCGGAACTGGAAGATTGGAACTGCTGCGGCTCTACGCCGGCATCCTTATATGACCCCATGCTCTCGGCGACCCTTGCCGGACGTAATCTGGTTCTGGCCCAAAAAGCCGGTCTGGAAACCATCATGACCCCTTGCCCGGGCTGCCTGAAGGCCCTCAAAGGGGCTATCAAGGTTCATGCTTTCGGCCCCGAAGCTTTTCAAAAAGCTCTCGGGCTCCCATACGCGGGCAGAGTTCGCGCCATTTCCGTGCTTCAGCTGCTTTATGAGACGGTAGGGCCGGAGCTTCTGGCTCAAGCTGTGCAACGGCCTTTGGATGGGGTTTCGGTTGTGCCCTACTACGGATGTTTGTTAACACGCCCCCAGGATTCAGCCCAGTTTGACGATCCGGAAAACCCCGTTTCCATGGATCTGCTTTTGAAAGCCCTGGGATGTTCCGTGCCTGATTTTCCTTTCAAGACCGAGTGCTGCGGCGCCACATCGGGGATGACTCGAAGCGACGTGGTAGCGCGCCTTTCGGGGCGTCTTTTGGACATGGCACAAAGTATGGGGGCCGAAGCGATTGTCGTGGCTTGCCCTTTGTGCCAACAGAACTTGGATCTAAGACAGGCTCAGGCGGAAAAGGCGCTGGGACGTCGATTCAATCTGCCGGTTCTTTACCTGACCCAGGTCATCGGGTGGGCTTTAGGGCTTGCCGAGGAGGATCTGGGGTTGGACAAGCTGGCGGTGTCTCCATATAAGGTCCTTGCGGCACGTTTGAAAGAGCAAACCTCGCCTTCACAAGACACGTTTGTGGCATGA
- a CDS encoding 4Fe-4S dicluster domain-containing protein: MKNGRNTLKIQAESDPDFGRRVEDLSGQSISRCYQCGNCTASCAFTGDYDFPINQVMRLVQLGQKDTVLQCRAIWICGQCQACTVRCPCTLDVARVMATLRIMALENGYVADKNLRRFSEEFMRSVALFGRVYEMGLLATYKVRSGTVLADLDLAPQLLKTGKLSFVPHRIQGRRQVAALVKRFSKIF; this comes from the coding sequence ATGAAAAACGGCCGGAACACTTTGAAAATTCAAGCGGAGAGCGACCCTGATTTTGGGCGCCGAGTGGAAGATCTCAGCGGCCAAAGCATTTCTCGATGTTACCAGTGCGGCAATTGCACCGCCAGTTGCGCTTTTACGGGGGATTATGACTTTCCCATCAACCAGGTTATGCGCCTGGTACAACTAGGACAAAAGGACACCGTGCTTCAGTGCCGAGCTATCTGGATATGCGGCCAATGTCAGGCCTGCACGGTGCGATGCCCTTGTACCCTCGATGTGGCCCGTGTCATGGCTACTCTTCGCATCATGGCCCTGGAAAACGGCTATGTGGCCGATAAAAACCTCAGGCGCTTTTCCGAAGAATTCATGCGATCGGTAGCCCTCTTTGGGCGCGTTTATGAAATGGGCCTTCTCGCCACTTACAAGGTTCGCTCCGGAACCGTGCTTGCGGATTTGGACTTGGCGCCTCAGCTGCTGAAAACTGGAAAGTTGAGCTTCGTTCCTCATCGTATTCAAGGCCGACGCCAGGTAGCGGCTTTGGTGAAACGTTTTTCAAAAATTTTTTGA
- a CDS encoding GAF domain-containing protein, with the protein MDVASVLKPFVEVSRALCDGVEAADVMNLITRRLTESLALKGAVIKAYGRNRSRLELVAGYGLSETYLFSKPKDESLCASVPQQVIQIEDLRLANDGEDFEALLLEGVRAAAVVPLDVEQQSVGMVALFAPEPRRFTKEEIQFAEALAGRGIVTLVWERKLEDIIERERRYLSSFQEISHAINSTLTINKVLELVVTKITQVMGVLGTTVRLLDTKTNTLYLAQAYGLSERFLKKGPVDAAKSIAENMAGRIVVIEDVYTDPRIQYRSEVIEEGIRKILSIPLQVRGKVIGVLRILTGERPPFHDLEIQFAAAIAQQCAMAIENARMYQRVKYEYQQLLIEFGYEGSSR; encoded by the coding sequence ATGGATGTGGCAAGCGTTCTCAAGCCCTTTGTCGAGGTCAGCCGTGCCCTGTGTGACGGTGTGGAAGCCGCCGATGTCATGAACCTTATCACGCGACGCCTGACGGAGTCTCTCGCTCTCAAAGGGGCGGTCATCAAGGCTTACGGCAGGAATCGCTCTCGTTTGGAACTGGTGGCAGGCTACGGGCTCAGCGAAACCTATCTCTTTTCCAAGCCCAAGGATGAAAGCCTTTGTGCTTCCGTGCCTCAACAGGTGATACAGATTGAAGATCTTCGTCTAGCCAACGACGGTGAAGACTTTGAGGCTTTGCTTCTGGAAGGTGTCCGTGCCGCCGCGGTTGTTCCCTTGGACGTGGAACAGCAATCTGTGGGCATGGTGGCCTTGTTTGCCCCTGAACCTCGAAGGTTCACCAAGGAAGAAATCCAGTTCGCAGAAGCTTTAGCCGGTCGTGGCATCGTCACATTAGTCTGGGAACGTAAGCTGGAAGACATCATCGAACGGGAACGACGTTATCTTTCCAGTTTTCAGGAAATTTCTCACGCCATTAATTCTACGCTTACCATCAACAAGGTTTTGGAGCTGGTCGTGACCAAGATCACCCAGGTCATGGGGGTTTTGGGCACCACTGTGCGCCTTTTGGACACGAAGACCAACACCTTGTACTTGGCCCAGGCTTATGGCCTGAGCGAACGTTTTCTCAAGAAAGGACCTGTCGATGCGGCCAAGAGCATCGCGGAAAACATGGCGGGACGCATTGTGGTCATCGAAGACGTGTACACGGACCCTCGCATACAATACCGAAGCGAAGTCATCGAGGAAGGCATTCGAAAGATTCTCTCCATACCGTTGCAGGTGCGAGGCAAGGTTATCGGTGTGCTGCGTATCCTGACAGGAGAACGCCCACCTTTTCACGACTTGGAAATCCAATTCGCGGCCGCCATTGCCCAACAGTGTGCCATGGCCATTGAAAATGCCCGTATGTATCAGCGCGTCAAATACGAATACCAGCAGCTACTGATCGAGTTCGGCTACGAAGGAAGCAGCCGCTGA
- a CDS encoding DsrE family protein — protein sequence MANFLFVLSRDEIDAAARCFQFAKIAHSQGHKVDVFLIDSGVLWADTTRDYTIKTATGDCVNDYLPYLVENEIPIYV from the coding sequence ATGGCCAACTTTCTTTTCGTCTTGAGCCGCGACGAAATCGACGCGGCCGCTCGTTGTTTTCAGTTCGCCAAGATCGCCCATTCCCAAGGGCACAAGGTGGATGTGTTTCTGATCGATTCAGGAGTTCTGTGGGCGGACACGACGCGGGATTACACCATCAAAACCGCCACCGGGGATTGTGTCAACGACTACCTGCCCTACCTTGTGGAAAACGAAATCCCGATCTATGTCTGA
- a CDS encoding PaaI family thioesterase — translation MKDVCEQVARRTRQVPAVQWLGIQVLKAYAGKASVRLPYQAHMCNSRGMVHGGLVSTLADFAGAMALLSLLEEKDFTPTIEMSLNFLEPARSDLTAEAEVLKCGSRVGTAYVQVRDAEGCLAAVALVSYAISRT, via the coding sequence ATGAAAGATGTGTGCGAACAGGTAGCGCGACGAACCCGGCAAGTTCCCGCCGTTCAATGGTTGGGCATTCAGGTGCTGAAGGCTTACGCCGGCAAAGCGAGCGTGCGCCTTCCCTATCAGGCTCACATGTGCAATTCTCGAGGCATGGTACACGGAGGCCTTGTGAGTACTCTGGCGGATTTTGCAGGAGCCATGGCCCTGCTTTCCCTTTTGGAGGAAAAGGACTTCACGCCCACCATTGAAATGAGTTTAAACTTTCTGGAACCCGCACGTTCGGATCTTACGGCCGAAGCCGAGGTCCTTAAATGCGGCTCGCGGGTCGGTACGGCCTATGTGCAGGTTCGAGATGCCGAAGGATGTCTCGCGGCGGTGGCTCTTGTGAGCTACGCCATTTCCAGGACCTGA
- a CDS encoding 6-phosphofructokinase: MERSLAVMTSGGDAPGMNAGVRAVVRRALDCGFKVYGVFNGYEGLVAGGDAIRPLGWNDVGGILPRGGTFLGTARSERFRTREGRRQAVRHLVALRVNALVVIGGDGSLMGAHVLADEWPSHLEDLQKEGLLGASEAVPASLSVVGLPGSIDNDLYGTDMSIGVDTALNHIVHAIDDLTSTAASHQRTFVVETMGRHCGYLALMGALGGGASWVLVPEEELDLRWHQKMTRAIERARAIGRPHQMVVVAEGARHPDGLPIRTEELKKILADRLGIDVRLTVLGHVQRGGAPSAFDRILATRLGVAAVDALVQAGDQPLRHMIGLQKNRVVMTPLVEVVEKSQAVGNQIDQGHYQEAQKLRGESFRRTLELIKTLTRIEPAAATHGDGSVAILTGGADSPGMNTAVSIAARCLMNEGFSVIGVRDAFWGLIRGEFMPLEWNELTSWVNRPSSELGTMRHSLSDEDVHRVAETIEKHHIRGLIAIGGLGTYMNVAKLMERAPELKPLFIPIVLVPATIDNNLPGTEFTIGGDTALNNIVQALDKIRHTAGATKRTFVVEVMGRQSGYLALMAALASGAEKAYLPEKGIRLAELNEDVALLRESFQCGKRMVIYLRNENASKHYTTDFISRLLEEESHGLYQVRTAILGHLQRGGVPSAFDRILASRMGSAAAREMSSMLRQDRRDVLVLGQRGGGLEVSPLKQVLEEMDIEQGRPKHQWFLELTATAEALAKHAPQCATIGSE; this comes from the coding sequence ATGGAACGAAGCCTCGCGGTGATGACCAGCGGCGGCGATGCGCCGGGCATGAATGCCGGAGTGCGCGCCGTGGTGCGGCGAGCCTTGGATTGTGGGTTCAAAGTTTACGGCGTCTTTAACGGCTATGAGGGATTGGTGGCCGGAGGCGATGCCATACGACCTTTAGGGTGGAACGACGTCGGGGGTATTTTGCCTCGAGGCGGCACATTTCTAGGGACGGCACGATCGGAGAGATTCCGGACCCGTGAAGGCAGACGACAAGCCGTGCGGCATCTTGTAGCCCTGAGGGTGAACGCTCTGGTGGTCATCGGCGGGGACGGATCTTTGATGGGAGCCCACGTACTGGCTGATGAGTGGCCGTCGCATCTGGAAGATTTGCAAAAGGAAGGGCTGCTCGGCGCATCTGAGGCGGTCCCTGCGTCTCTAAGTGTCGTCGGTCTTCCCGGATCCATCGACAACGACCTTTACGGCACGGACATGTCCATCGGCGTGGACACGGCTTTGAATCATATCGTGCATGCCATCGACGATCTCACATCCACCGCGGCTTCCCATCAGCGCACCTTCGTGGTGGAAACAATGGGACGCCACTGCGGCTACCTGGCTCTCATGGGCGCTCTTGGCGGAGGTGCCTCTTGGGTCCTGGTCCCTGAAGAGGAGCTGGATCTGCGCTGGCACCAAAAGATGACAAGGGCCATCGAAAGGGCGCGGGCCATCGGACGTCCCCACCAGATGGTGGTGGTGGCGGAAGGAGCACGTCATCCAGATGGATTGCCCATTCGCACGGAGGAACTCAAAAAGATTTTGGCTGATCGGTTGGGCATCGATGTGCGTTTGACCGTCTTGGGTCATGTGCAGCGAGGTGGTGCTCCGTCGGCTTTTGATCGTATTTTGGCCACCCGTTTGGGGGTTGCCGCCGTAGATGCTTTGGTCCAGGCGGGCGATCAGCCTCTACGGCACATGATCGGTTTGCAGAAAAACCGGGTGGTCATGACACCTTTAGTGGAAGTGGTGGAAAAAAGTCAGGCAGTGGGCAACCAAATCGACCAGGGCCACTACCAGGAAGCTCAAAAACTGCGTGGGGAAAGCTTTAGGCGGACCCTCGAACTCATCAAGACTCTGACCCGCATCGAACCGGCAGCCGCCACCCATGGCGACGGCTCCGTGGCCATTCTCACAGGAGGCGCCGATTCGCCGGGGATGAACACGGCCGTGAGTATCGCCGCCCGCTGCCTCATGAACGAAGGCTTTTCCGTCATAGGCGTGCGCGATGCCTTTTGGGGCCTCATTCGCGGGGAATTCATGCCCTTGGAGTGGAATGAGTTGACATCGTGGGTGAACCGTCCCAGTTCTGAATTGGGGACCATGCGTCACAGCCTGAGCGATGAGGACGTTCATCGCGTGGCTGAAACCATCGAAAAGCACCATATTCGGGGCTTGATCGCCATCGGTGGTTTAGGAACCTACATGAACGTGGCCAAGCTCATGGAACGTGCGCCCGAACTCAAGCCTTTATTCATTCCTATTGTCCTTGTTCCCGCAACCATCGACAACAACCTTCCGGGCACCGAATTCACCATCGGCGGAGACACCGCTCTGAACAACATCGTTCAGGCCCTGGACAAGATACGCCACACGGCAGGAGCCACCAAGCGGACCTTTGTGGTGGAAGTGATGGGTCGTCAATCGGGGTATTTGGCCTTGATGGCGGCTTTGGCGTCGGGAGCCGAAAAAGCCTATCTTCCGGAAAAAGGGATCAGGTTGGCTGAATTGAATGAGGATGTAGCCCTGCTTCGAGAAAGCTTTCAGTGCGGCAAGAGAATGGTTATTTATCTTCGTAACGAAAATGCTTCAAAGCATTACACCACCGATTTCATCAGCCGGCTTTTGGAGGAGGAAAGCCACGGGCTGTATCAGGTGCGCACCGCTATTCTTGGGCATTTGCAGCGGGGCGGCGTGCCCTCGGCCTTTGACCGCATTCTGGCGAGCCGCATGGGATCGGCGGCGGCTCGAGAAATGAGCTCTATGCTGCGTCAGGATCGACGTGACGTACTGGTTCTGGGGCAGAGAGGCGGGGGGCTTGAAGTATCACCTTTGAAGCAGGTGCTTGAAGAGATGGATATCGAGCAGGGACGCCCCAAGCACCAATGGTTTCTGGAGCTGACCGCCACGGCCGAAGCGCTGGCCAAGCATGCTCCTCAATGTGCCACAATCGGTTCGGAGTGA
- a CDS encoding Slp family lipoprotein — protein sequence MTRKKIRWLLGCCSALGLLAGCAHVISPEVRQQAAMNLTLEEVRRNPDFYKGQVVIWSGKILAGENKSDGTWLEILELPADRQGKPSSTTRSGGRFLAKESRFLDTALYAPNRLITVAGTISGKEQRFVGDVPYVYPVVTIMEMHLWPEEPLIVRDPYGDSCYHHPPIWWRFYFGHGWCW from the coding sequence ATGACGAGGAAAAAAATCCGATGGCTTCTTGGATGTTGCAGCGCCCTGGGGCTTCTCGCCGGGTGCGCTCATGTGATCTCTCCCGAGGTGCGGCAACAAGCGGCCATGAACCTGACCTTGGAAGAAGTTCGGCGAAATCCTGACTTTTACAAGGGCCAGGTGGTGATTTGGAGCGGAAAGATTCTTGCCGGGGAAAACAAGAGTGACGGTACGTGGCTTGAAATTTTGGAACTTCCGGCGGACCGGCAAGGAAAGCCGTCCAGCACGACCCGATCCGGAGGCCGCTTCTTGGCGAAAGAATCCAGGTTTCTGGACACCGCTCTCTACGCCCCTAACCGGCTGATTACAGTGGCGGGAACCATTTCAGGCAAGGAACAAAGGTTTGTTGGCGACGTGCCGTATGTCTATCCCGTAGTCACTATCATGGAAATGCATCTATGGCCTGAAGAACCTCTCATTGTTCGGGATCCCTATGGCGATTCTTGCTACCATCACCCTCCCATCTGGTGGCGGTTCTATTTCGGCCATGGTTGGTGTTGGTGA